The genomic DNA TCGGCCCCAACCAGTATCATGCCCTCGTTCAGGTTGCCCGTGAGGGCCGCGAGGTGCTGGCGGGCCAGGTCTGCCTCGGCGCGGGCCTGGTGCAGCGCCTGCTCCAGCTCGGCCAGGCGGCCGGGGGCAGGGGCCAGCGGAGCCACGGTGGCAGCGAGGGGTAGGGAACCGGAAGAGGGCATAAGATGTAGAAGCTAACCGGCTTTGAAGGTAAACAAAAAGCCAGCCACCTGGTCGTAAGCGGTTGCCCGTTGGCTGCCCCCGCCCGCCCGCCAGGCGGTACCTTTGCCAAAAAAACAGTTTGCTCGTGAATTTATTTATCGGAAACCTCGGTCAGGCCAGCGTCATCGTGGCCTTCGTGGCGGCGGCGGTGGCGGCCTACGGCTATTTTCAGGCGGCGCGGGGCCGGGCGCTGGGCCAGGCCGATGCCAGCTGGCTGCGGCTGGCGCGGGGCGCGTTTTTCACGCACGGCGCGGCGGTGCTGGTCGTGGTGGGCTGCTTGTTTAATATTATTGCCCACCACCGCTACGAGTACTACTACGCCTGGGCGCACTCCAGCAACCACCTGCCGGTGCAGTACATCATTTCCTGCTTCTGGGAAGCCCAGGAGGGTAGCTTTCTGCTCTGGATATTCTGGCACGTGGTTATTGGCCTGGGCATTATGAGGTTCAACAAGCAGTGGGAAGCGCCGGTGCTGGCCATTTTTGCCACGGTGCAAACCTTCCTGGTGAGCATGATTCTGGGCGTGGTGGTGGCCGGCGTGAAGGTCGGCTCGTCGCCGTTTATGCTGCTGCGCAACTTCCTGGTGGACCTGCCGGTGTGGAAAACCCAGCCCGATTTCGTGCCCAAAGACGGCATGGGCCTCAACGCCCTGCTCCAGAATTACTGGATGGTGATTCACCCGCCTACGCTCTTCCTGGGCTTTGCCCTCACGCTGGTGCCGTTCGCGTTCGCTATGGCGGGCCTCTGGAAAAAAGAGCTGACCACTTGGGTCAAGCCCGCCCTGCCCTGGACCGCCCTCGGCGGTGCGGTGCTGGGCGTCGGCATCATGATGGGGGCCTACTGGGCCTACGAAACCCTCAACTTCGGCGGCTTCTGGAACTGGGACCCCGTGGAAAATGCCGTATTTATTCCCTGGCTGGTGCTCATCGCGGCCCTGCACGGCATGGTGCTGTGGCAGCGGCGGCGCACGGGCCTGCGCACGGCCTACGCCCTGGTGGTGGCCACGTTCGTACTCATTCTCTACGCTACGTTCCTGACGCGCAGCGGCGTGCTGGGCAACGCCTCGGTGCATTCGTTTACCGACCTGGGCCTGTCCGGCCAGCTCATTATCTACCTGGCGTTCTTCACCGTGGGGGCCGTCGCGCTGCTGGCCTACCGCTGGAAATCCATCCCGGTTTCGGAGAAAGAGCTGACCGCCTACAGCCCTGAATTGTGGGTATTCGTGGGCGCTACGGTGCTGTGCCTGGCAGCGTTCCAGGTAGTAGCCACCACCAGCATTCCGGTGTATAATGCTTTTTTGGGCTTCATCGGTATTAAATCGAACCTGGCCTTGCCGGCCGACCAGATTCAGCACTACACCCGCATTCAGCTGTGGACGGGCGTGCTCATCGGCTTCCTCTCGGGCATCGGGCAGGTGATGTGGTGGCAGCGCAACGACAAGCACACCGTCATCAACGCGCTTGCTACCCCCACCATGCTGGCCCTGCTGGGCACGGCGCTGGTAGTGCTGCTCACGCGCTATTTTGGCCACTCCATGTCGGGGCCTTACGTGATGCTGCTGCTGGCCGGCTTGTTCGGCATTATGACCAATGCCAGCACCTTGTTTGGGCTGTG from Hymenobacter psoromatis includes the following:
- a CDS encoding cytochrome C biogenesis protein, whose protein sequence is MLVNLFIGNLGQASVIVAFVAAAVAAYGYFQAARGRALGQADASWLRLARGAFFTHGAAVLVVVGCLFNIIAHHRYEYYYAWAHSSNHLPVQYIISCFWEAQEGSFLLWIFWHVVIGLGIMRFNKQWEAPVLAIFATVQTFLVSMILGVVVAGVKVGSSPFMLLRNFLVDLPVWKTQPDFVPKDGMGLNALLQNYWMVIHPPTLFLGFALTLVPFAFAMAGLWKKELTTWVKPALPWTALGGAVLGVGIMMGAYWAYETLNFGGFWNWDPVENAVFIPWLVLIAALHGMVLWQRRRTGLRTAYALVVATFVLILYATFLTRSGVLGNASVHSFTDLGLSGQLIIYLAFFTVGAVALLAYRWKSIPVSEKELTAYSPELWVFVGATVLCLAAFQVVATTSIPVYNAFLGFIGIKSNLALPADQIQHYTRIQLWTGVLIGFLSGIGQVMWWQRNDKHTVINALATPTMLALLGTALVVLLTRYFGHSMSGPYVMLLLAGLFGIMTNASTLFGLWRRKVTLSGGAVAHLGIALMLLGILGSAGYSNTISRNISGKLISREMNDKDNEENVLLWRNETGDMNGYDVTYTGQYLEAPGVPDYINTTLLYRTDDEYKAVARADIKSQGQTLYHTGDTLTIRPENTYYRVEYKDKKTGQQFTLYPRAQVNEEMGGLLASPALQRFWDHDIYSHISSVPDPRKEIPWSPAIPHELSVGDTLFLNDYFAVFRAIEQAHEVPGIKLLPGDIALQADMIITGEKGRQYHAHPVFLLRDREVGHVPEIIEDLGLKITLDQIDPVKGKFTFAISTTGKDYIILKATEKPFINLLWGGTLLMGFGLVLSMRQRRAARAEAPAPTPRNTGRAGAARPQAVA